GCGCTGCAGCCGGCTGGCACACTGTCCGGTGGTCAGCAGCAGCGGGTGGCCATTGCCCGCGCGCTGATGCAGGCGCCGAAAATGCTGCTGGCCGACGAGCCGATTGCCTCGCTCGACCCTTTGAACGCCAAGATCGTCATGGATGCGCTGCGCGACATCAACGAGCGCGAAGGCATCACCGTGATCACCAATCTGCACACGCTGGATACGGCGCGGGCCTATTGCGAGCGGATCATCGGCATGGCGGCGGGCAAGGTGGTGTTCGATGGGCCGCCGGATGCGCTGACAGCGCAGGCGGTGCAGGCGATCTATGGCACTGGCCAGGATGGCAATGGCATTGACGAGAGCATGACATCGACCGCGATCCGTTTGCCGAAGTCGGACTTGGCCCTGTCTGTGCCGATGGTGGCGGCCACGGCAGGCTGAGCCCGCAATCCATGACCTGAAAAAATAGCATTTCTGTCGCGGCATCCAGCCCGATGGCAGCGCCTTCGCTTGCCCGCGTCAAAGGCACCTTTCTTACGTTCATGAGACAGATCCGGTCCCTCGGGAAAACCAGACCGGAAAACCAGGAGAGAGACCATGTTGAAGAAAATTCTGCTTGCCTCCGTGACGCTTCTGTCGCTGGCCGGCGTGGCTGCTGCCGAAGACCTGAAGGAATTCCGCATCGGTATTCTTGGCGGCGAGAACGAAGCCGACCGGTTGCGCAATTACAACTGCCTGTCCGATCACCTGAAGAAGGAATTCGGCTTCACCAAGGTTTCGCTGTTCCCGGCCTCGGACTATGACGGCGTTATCCAGGGTCTTCTGGGTGGCACGCTTGATTATGCCGAGCTTGGCGCTTCCGGCTATGCCAAGGCCTATCTGGCTAACCCGAAGGCAGTCGAGCCGATCCTGACCACGGTGCAGACCGATGGCTCGATGGGCTATTACTCGATCATGGTGGCCCGCAAGGACAGCGGCATGACCAAAGTCACCGACATCAAGGGCAAGAAGCTCGGTTTTGCCGATCCTGACAGCACATCCGGCTACCTGATCCCGACCGTCACCCTGCCCGACGCGCTCGGCGGCAAGCCGGTCAAGGAATATGTCGGTTCCACTGGTTTTGGCGGCGGCCATGAAAACCTGGTTCTCGAAGTGCTGAAGGGCACGTTCGATGCTGGCACCACCTTCGGCTCCGGCGTTGGCAATTTCAAGGACGGCTACACGTCCGGCAACCTGCGCAAGATGGTCGATAAGGGCGTCCTCAACATGGACGACCTGGTGGAATTGTGGAAGTCGCCGCTGATCCCGAACGGCCCGATCGTCATCCGCTCCTCGATGAACGAGGACATGAAGACCAAGGTCAAGGCCTTCATGATGGATCTGCCGAAGACCGACGCCGCCTGCTTCTCCGCCATCGAAGGCGGCGATTTCAAGGGCTTTGCGGCTGTGAATGTCGATTTCTACAAGCCGGTCATCGACGCCCGCAAGGCAACCATCGGCGGCTGATCGCAGCTGGAAACATGAGAGCCGCCGGGATAAACGACCGGCGGCTTCCCCATTTGTCCATTTTGGAAAGTGCCAGATGAGCCATACCGCCAGATTGTCCTTGCTGAGCGAACAGGGGCGCGTGATCGAGAGCCATTGGAATGCGTTGGCCAAGACCCGCCGCCTTTACACGGTAGCCGGTCTTGCCGTGTTGTTTCTGGCGCTGGCGGGGTCGCTGTGGTTTGCCAATGATACCAATTCGGGCAAGTTTTTCGACCGTCTGCCACATCTGTTCGATTTCGTCGAAACGCTCATTCCCCGCGATGGCAATGAGATCTGGCGGGCGATGTTCGACCTGCCATCGCCCTATGATGATGGCAGCCTGAAATACAATTATCCGGAAGGGCGCTACTATCTCACCCAGACGCTTTATATCCCGGAATATTTCTACAAGATGATCGAGACGCTGAACATCGCGCTGGTCTCGACCCTGCTGGGCGGCATGCTGGGCTTTTGTTTTTCCTTCATGGCGGCACGCAACATGATGCCGAACAGGTTCATTCGCTGGCCGGTGCGCCGTTTTATGGAGTTGCTCAGGGCGTTCCCGGAAGTGGTGCTGGCCGGATTTTTCCTCGCCATCCTCTCCATTGGCCCGATCCCGGCGATGATTGCGGTTTCCGTCCATACGGTCGGCGCACTCGGCAAGCTGTTTTTCGAAGTGGTGGAAAATGCCGATATGAAGCCGGACGAAGGCCTGCGCGCCGTTGGCGGCAATTGGCTGGAGCGGCTGTGGTTCGGCATGGTGCCGCAGGTCATGCCGAATTTCATCAGTTATGCCCTGCTGCGCATGGAAATCAATGTGCGCGCGTCGACAATTATCGGCGCGGTCGGCGGTGGCGGCATTGGCGAACCCTTGCGCCTGTCGATCAGCCAGGGCCATGCGGCAAAAACCGTTGCCATCGTCATCCTGCTGCTGACCACGGTGATTGCCGTCGATCAATTTTCGGCCTGGTTGCGCCGCAAACTGGTCGGTGAGCAAGCCTTTCATGCTGTTTCCTGAGGTCCGGCCATGACACATCTCGACGCCACCCAAATGGACCTGATCGCCGCCCGTCATCCAGACATCTTCCGCCGCAGCCTGTGGCAGCGCTACCGCGTGCCGCTGACCATTGTCCTGCTTGCGCTGTATTTCACCTTTTCCTGGTGGTTCTTTGCGGTTGGAAAAGTGGTCTCCACCGCCAGCTGGGGCATTGCCGGCAATTATCTGGCCGATTGGGTTTCCTATGAGATCCGGCCGGAAATCAATATTGCCCCCGATGGGGCGATTTCCATCGCCTATTCGCGCTTCGACCCGATTGGTCCCAACCCCAACCCGGATTGGCTGGTGACGAAGCAAGAAATGATGACGCGCACGAGTGGCGTAGCCGATGCGCCCGCGCCAGTGACGTCAGCGCCAAAAGCCTCGAGCTTCAATTTCATGGCAGCAGCCCCGCAACAGGCACCGGTCGCGGCGCAAGCGGCACCCGTCACGCGCCAGGAACAGGTGATAAGAGAGGCCGATGTCAATCTCGGCTCCAGCGCATCGCTGCTGGTTAGCCCAGAAAGCGTGGTGCTGAACCGGGGCGCTGAGCGCGTTACCCTGATGCTTGACCGCAAGGCGGGCACCGTGATTGCCGATGGCACGCTGCCAGCCTGGGTCGAGCAACGCGAACGTGGCGGCAGGGTCATGGCCTATTTCGGCCTGCAGGGTTGGGCTGATATCAGCGCCGACCGGGTCAGGGTGCGCAACCGGTTTTTCGGCTGGGCCAATTTCCTGTTCGATACCAATTCCGCGTTTTTCGGCAGGTCCGCAACTGAAGTGGTCAGCCTGATCGCCACCGGTCCAAGGCTCGATCCACAACAGTCCAATCTGTCGCTGGCCTGGAACGACATTCTCTACAATCCGTCCTGGCAGCATCTGGATGTCTGGACCAAGCTGGCGCAAACGCTCGTTATGGCCTTTGTCGGCACGGTGTTTGCATCGCTGATCGCTTTTCCGTTGTCCTTCATCGCGGCGCGCAACATTACCCGCAACCGTCCGGTCAACCAGTTGACCAAGCGGTTCTTCGATTTCCTGCGCTCGGTGGATATGCTGATCTGGGCGCTGTTTTTCACCCGTGCCTTCGGGCCGGGGCCGTTGGCCGGGATCTCGGCGATTTTCTTCACTGACACAGGTACGCTCGGTAAGCTCTATTCCGAAGCGCTGGAGAATATTGACGACAAGCAGCGCGAAGGGGTGAAGTCGGTTGGTGCTTCGCCGCTTGCCGTACAGCGCTTCGGCGTGTTGCCACAGGTTTTGCCGGTCTTTGCATCGCAGGCTTTGTATTTCTGGGAATCCAACACCCGCTCAGCCACCATTATCGGCGCGGTCGGGGCAGGTGGTATTGGCCTGAAGCTTTGGGAAGCGATGCGCACCAACCAGAATTGGGAAAATGTCTGTTATATGGTGCTGTTGATCTTGCTGGTGGTGTTTATCTTCGATGCCGTGTCCAACCTGCTGCGCTCAAAACTGATCGGCGGGCAAAAATGAACCTCGTCTGGTGCAGTTTCGGTGTCGCCGCCTGTCAGACAAAGCTTGCTTCCATCGCTTGAGACGGGTCAGATACAGGCTCTTCCAAGCTGATTCCCGCGATAGGATTGCTGTGCGTTACGCCCTTTATTTTACACCGCCCAAAGACGATCCCTTGTCTCTTGCCGCTGCACTTTGGCTTGGCCGCGATGCTTTCACCGGCGCGGATCTTGACCGGCAGCCGGTGGAAGGGTTTTCAGACGATGAGATCACCGCCTTGACCGCCGATCCCCGTCGCTACGGCTTTCATGCCACGCTGAAAGCACCGTTTTCGCTAAAGGAAGGTGAGAGCGAAGCAGCACTGCTGGAGATGTTTTCGCGGTTTTGCAAGGCGACACCTGCCTTTGAGATCCCGAAGGTCGTGGTCAATCAGCTCGGGCCGTTCTTTGCCGTGGTTCCCGACGCTGTCCATCAACCCTTGCAGGATTTTGCCGCTTCGGTCGTTGAGGCTTTCGAGCCGTTTCGCGCGCCCTTGAGCGAGGCCGATATTATCAGGCGCAAGCCTGAAAAGCTGTCCGAGCGCAAGCGTGCCCTGCTGGACACCTGGGGCTATCCCTATGTCATGGAGGAATTCCGGTTTCACATGACCTTGACCGGACCTGTTGATGCCGACCGCAGCGATGCGATGCGCGCTGTGCTGGAGAGCCGGTTTGCTGATTTTACCAACCGGGCGCTGCCGATTGGCGGGCTTGGCCTGTTTGTCGAGCCGAGCCGCAATGCGCCCTTTACCGTTCACCGCTGGTTGCCCCTTGCCGGGTCTGAAGGAAGTCTGTGATGTCGAATGAAACCGTGCTGTCCAATGCGACTGTGGTGCTGGAAAGTGGGCTGCTTCTGAAGGGGGCTGTGGTCATTCGTGATGGCCTGATTGCTGAAATTTCAGAAGGCAACAGCCGCATCGGCGAGGATTTCGGCGGCGATTATCTGATCCCCGGGCTGGTCGAGCTGCATACCGATCATCTGGAATCGCATTATTCGCCACGCCCCGGTGTGCGCTGGAACAAGACCGCAGCCATTCAGGCCCATGATGCCCAGGTCGTCACCTCAGGCATTACCACCGTGTTCGATTGCCTGCGGATGGGGTCGGACGAGGATGGCGGGTTTGAGAAGGGTGAAATGCGCGATATGGCCGACGCCATCCAGGCCGCCGAAAAGGATGACCGTCTCCGCGCCGAGCACCTGCTGCATCTGCGCTGTGAAGTCGCATCCGACAATGTTCTCGACCATTTCGCCGATTTCGAGCAGGACCCGCATGTGCGGCTGGTGTCGCTGATGGACCACTCCCCGGGCCAGCGGCAGTTCCAGACCATGGACCAGTATACGCTCTATTATAAGACCAAGAAGGGCTTGAGCGAGGAAGCCTTCGCTCGTTTCGTTGAAAAGCGTTTAGAGGCATCAGCGGCCTATTCTTCCCAGCATCGTGATACGCTGGCCCGCCTCTGCGCCGTGCGCGGCATTACCGTTGCCAGCCATGACGATGCAACGCTTGCTCATGTGGAAGAGGCCAAGGGCCATGGCGTGCGTCTGGCCGAGTTTCCGACCAGTCTTGAGGCCGCCGATGCCTCGCATCAGGCGGGGATGAGCGTGCTGATGGGCGCGCCGAACGTGGTGCGCGGCGGCTCCCATTCCGGCAATATTGCCGCCACGGATCTGGCCGAGCGCGGTGTGCTCGACGTGCTGTCTTCCGATTATATCCCGCTCAGCCTGCTGCACGCGCCTTTCGTGCTCGCCCATCGCTATGAGGCGATCAGCCTGCCGCAGGCATTGGCCATGGTGACATCGACGCCTGCCCGCACCGTCGGGCTGGAAGACCGGGGCCGGATTGCCCCTGGCCTGCGCGCCGATCTGGTGCGGGTGCGCTACAGCGAAAATCACGGTGGCGTGCCGGTGGTGCGCTCCGTCTGGCGCCAGGGTAGAAGGGTGGCATAATGGTGCCGCATTCCATCATGCCTGATGATCCGGGCGACACGTCTGGGGATAAGGGCCGGATGATCGTCGTTGTCGGCCCAAGCGGAGCGGGCAAGGATAGTCTGATTGCCTATGCCAAGCGGCATTTTACCGAACAGACTGACGCTGAGCGCTGCCCTGTGCATTTCGTCCAGCGGGTCATTACCCGGGCCGCCGATGCAGGCGGAGAGGATCATCGCCCGGCCAGTCCTTCCGAGTTCGACGATCTCAAGGCCGCTGGCGGTTTTGCGGTCGATTGGGATGCGCATGGTCTAAGCTACGGCATTCCTGAAAATGTGCATCGCTGGCTATCGAGTGGCAATGTGGTGATCGCCAACGGCTCACGCTCGGTACTTCCCCGGTTTGCACAGGTCTTTCCGCAAATGCTGGTGGTGAATGTCACCGCCCGTCCCGAGGTTCTGGCCGACCGGCTGGAAGCGAGGGGCCGGGAAAGCCGCGAGGACATTCTGCAACGGCTTCAACGCAGCCCGCCTGACATTCGCGGCGACTACCCTGTCGTGACCATCGACAATTCCGGCGCACTGGACGAGGCGGGCAGGCATTTCATCGAGACGATTGAAGCCGCGCTATAAAATGTGTTAAACAACTTATCCGCGTTACTGGCGATAAGAGTATAGCCGGCAGTATGCCAATGCAAAGGATTGCGGCAACTGTCTTGTGCTCTTGAAGGTGGATCACCATCGGGAAGCGCGGTGCTTATCTTTCTGGAGATGAGCGATCAGCGGATCATCCGCGCCGTGCGCCTGGGCAATTTCCTTTCACTTTGGAGATGCCGCATGACGATGTTTGCCCCTTTATTTGCCATAGCCTTCGCCTTGTTGATTGGCGCGGCCAGTCCCGGTCCAAGTTTTCTTTTGGTCAGCCACACATCCATGACCCGCTCCAGAGCCGCCGGTTTGGTAACGGCGCTCGGCATGGGGACCGGCGGGTTGATCTTCGCCGTTCTGGCCCTTGCCGGATTGGCTGCCCTGATAACCCAGTTTGCCTGGCTTCATAGGGTTTTGCAGGTCGCGGGTGGCCTCTACCTCGCTTATATCGCATGGAAACTCTGGCGGGGTGCGGCCCAACCGGTCAATATGGACCAGACCGGTGTTGCGCCAAAATCTTTCAGCAGGATTTATCTCAGCGCCTTTTTAACACAGGTCAGCAATCCAAAAACCGCGATTGTCTATGCCAGTATTTTCGCGGCTCTGCTGCCACCCCGGCCCGATAGCCTGCTCTTCATCATGCTGCCAGGCGTGGTCTTTCTGGTGGAAGCGGGCTGGTATTCACTGGTGGCGCTGGTCTTTTCCGCGCCGATACCCCGGCGCGTCTATCTCTCAGCCAAGAAACCGCTGGATCGTCTGGCCGCTTTGGTTCTGGGTGGACTTGGACTTCGCCTTGTGTTCGAGGGCGCGCGGCCCTGACACCTTTACCGAAGAGGGGTTGCCGCCAGGCTCGTATCCTTGACGGGCGTCTGATCCTTAGCAGGGGTCTGGGCAGGTTTCCTGGCCGGATTCTGAGCTGTATCCTTGGACGCCAATTGTTTCCAGGTGTTCTGCTGGTTCAACATGGTGCGCAGATAGGCCACATTCGCCTCAGCCTGGTCGGGTGAAAGTTCGGCTCTGGCAATCCTGTCGGCCTCGTCGAAGCGGCCTTGAAGGCCGACGACAAGGGCCAGGTTCTGGCGAACCCGGCTATCGGCGCCGGGTTGCTGGGATGCGCTGCGCAGGTAGGTTTCAGCGGTTTTCAGGTCGCCGCCGAGCAGATAGGACATGCCCATATTCGACAGGATCGAAGGCTCGTTGGGCTGGATCTGCAAAGCCTGCTGATAGGCG
The Allorhizobium ampelinum S4 genome window above contains:
- the phnN gene encoding phosphonate metabolism protein/1,5-bisphosphokinase (PRPP-forming) PhnN; its protein translation is MVPHSIMPDDPGDTSGDKGRMIVVVGPSGAGKDSLIAYAKRHFTEQTDAERCPVHFVQRVITRAADAGGEDHRPASPSEFDDLKAAGGFAVDWDAHGLSYGIPENVHRWLSSGNVVIANGSRSVLPRFAQVFPQMLVVNVTARPEVLADRLEARGRESREDILQRLQRSPPDIRGDYPVVTIDNSGALDEAGRHFIETIEAAL
- the phnC gene encoding phosphonate ABC transporter ATP-binding protein; the protein is MNFELTEVTRRFGKKIAVEAVTLSIPHGQMVGIIGRSGAGKSTLLRMINRLADPTSGSMRFGDQEVTRLKGSALRSWQRDCAMIFQQFNLVPRLDVLTNVMLGRLNHRSTALSILNIFTREERIMAIAALERLGIEQTALQPAGTLSGGQQQRVAIARALMQAPKMLLADEPIASLDPLNAKIVMDALRDINEREGITVITNLHTLDTARAYCERIIGMAAGKVVFDGPPDALTAQAVQAIYGTGQDGNGIDESMTSTAIRLPKSDLALSVPMVAATAG
- the phnE gene encoding phosphonate ABC transporter, permease protein PhnE; translated protein: MTHLDATQMDLIAARHPDIFRRSLWQRYRVPLTIVLLALYFTFSWWFFAVGKVVSTASWGIAGNYLADWVSYEIRPEINIAPDGAISIAYSRFDPIGPNPNPDWLVTKQEMMTRTSGVADAPAPVTSAPKASSFNFMAAAPQQAPVAAQAAPVTRQEQVIREADVNLGSSASLLVSPESVVLNRGAERVTLMLDRKAGTVIADGTLPAWVEQRERGGRVMAYFGLQGWADISADRVRVRNRFFGWANFLFDTNSAFFGRSATEVVSLIATGPRLDPQQSNLSLAWNDILYNPSWQHLDVWTKLAQTLVMAFVGTVFASLIAFPLSFIAARNITRNRPVNQLTKRFFDFLRSVDMLIWALFFTRAFGPGPLAGISAIFFTDTGTLGKLYSEALENIDDKQREGVKSVGASPLAVQRFGVLPQVLPVFASQALYFWESNTRSATIIGAVGAGGIGLKLWEAMRTNQNWENVCYMVLLILLVVFIFDAVSNLLRSKLIGGQK
- a CDS encoding LysE family translocator → MTMFAPLFAIAFALLIGAASPGPSFLLVSHTSMTRSRAAGLVTALGMGTGGLIFAVLALAGLAALITQFAWLHRVLQVAGGLYLAYIAWKLWRGAAQPVNMDQTGVAPKSFSRIYLSAFLTQVSNPKTAIVYASIFAALLPPRPDSLLFIMLPGVVFLVEAGWYSLVALVFSAPIPRRVYLSAKKPLDRLAALVLGGLGLRLVFEGARP
- a CDS encoding alpha-D-ribose 1-methylphosphonate 5-triphosphate diphosphatase; protein product: MSNETVLSNATVVLESGLLLKGAVVIRDGLIAEISEGNSRIGEDFGGDYLIPGLVELHTDHLESHYSPRPGVRWNKTAAIQAHDAQVVTSGITTVFDCLRMGSDEDGGFEKGEMRDMADAIQAAEKDDRLRAEHLLHLRCEVASDNVLDHFADFEQDPHVRLVSLMDHSPGQRQFQTMDQYTLYYKTKKGLSEEAFARFVEKRLEASAAYSSQHRDTLARLCAVRGITVASHDDATLAHVEEAKGHGVRLAEFPTSLEAADASHQAGMSVLMGAPNVVRGGSHSGNIAATDLAERGVLDVLSSDYIPLSLLHAPFVLAHRYEAISLPQALAMVTSTPARTVGLEDRGRIAPGLRADLVRVRYSENHGGVPVVRSVWRQGRRVA
- a CDS encoding DUF1045 domain-containing protein, which gives rise to MRYALYFTPPKDDPLSLAAALWLGRDAFTGADLDRQPVEGFSDDEITALTADPRRYGFHATLKAPFSLKEGESEAALLEMFSRFCKATPAFEIPKVVVNQLGPFFAVVPDAVHQPLQDFAASVVEAFEPFRAPLSEADIIRRKPEKLSERKRALLDTWGYPYVMEEFRFHMTLTGPVDADRSDAMRAVLESRFADFTNRALPIGGLGLFVEPSRNAPFTVHRWLPLAGSEGSL
- the phnE gene encoding phosphonate ABC transporter, permease protein PhnE, which codes for MSHTARLSLLSEQGRVIESHWNALAKTRRLYTVAGLAVLFLALAGSLWFANDTNSGKFFDRLPHLFDFVETLIPRDGNEIWRAMFDLPSPYDDGSLKYNYPEGRYYLTQTLYIPEYFYKMIETLNIALVSTLLGGMLGFCFSFMAARNMMPNRFIRWPVRRFMELLRAFPEVVLAGFFLAILSIGPIPAMIAVSVHTVGALGKLFFEVVENADMKPDEGLRAVGGNWLERLWFGMVPQVMPNFISYALLRMEINVRASTIIGAVGGGGIGEPLRLSISQGHAAKTVAIVILLLTTVIAVDQFSAWLRRKLVGEQAFHAVS
- the phnD gene encoding phosphonate ABC transporter substrate-binding protein gives rise to the protein MLKKILLASVTLLSLAGVAAAEDLKEFRIGILGGENEADRLRNYNCLSDHLKKEFGFTKVSLFPASDYDGVIQGLLGGTLDYAELGASGYAKAYLANPKAVEPILTTVQTDGSMGYYSIMVARKDSGMTKVTDIKGKKLGFADPDSTSGYLIPTVTLPDALGGKPVKEYVGSTGFGGGHENLVLEVLKGTFDAGTTFGSGVGNFKDGYTSGNLRKMVDKGVLNMDDLVELWKSPLIPNGPIVIRSSMNEDMKTKVKAFMMDLPKTDAACFSAIEGGDFKGFAAVNVDFYKPVIDARKATIGG